The DNA window TCGAAGCCGGTTTCGCCGCCGCCGAACTTGTTGCCGATGAGCGACCCGAGGCCGCCGGCATTGACGCCGGTCTGCGTCGCGTCCTGCTTGATGCGGAAGCTGGTCACTTTGCCGATCAGCAGATACTGGGCACCCAGCACCTGTCCGGCCTTGGCCATCTGGTCAGGGCGGACAATGCCTTCCATGTTCTGTTCGGCGAGCAACTGCTGGACCTGGGCACGCTCGACCATTTCGAACCGGCGCGTCTGATCGAGCAGCGTGGTGAGCTGGTCGGCGGCGACGGCGGCAAGCTGCTGCTTGTCTCCCTTGAATCCGCCGGGCGTCGTCACCTCAAGGAACGGCGGCACCGCGCCACGCGGGACGGGAGCGCTCGACGGCGGCGGCGGGTAAATGCCCACGTTCGCGGTCAGCGTATCGCGGCCGGCCGTCTCGCCCGTCTTGGCACATCCGCTGCCAATACTCAACAAAGCCACGGCCAAACCGCACGACAAGTTCCGGAAAGATCGCTTCATGACAGACTCCTTGTTTCCCTCGCCCTGGTTCCCACGCTGACGTGGCAACAACGCCGTCAAAGTGTACCAGATGTCGGGAACCCGGTTAACCGAAGTCGGCGCTCCACTTCGCTTGTCCGTCCCCGGTCTTGCGCGATCATGGCTTGGCCGACGATCCGCTCAGCGGAACGGGCGAGAAACCTTTGATCAGGTCCCCGGTCTTGGCGTCGAAGAGCCGAACGGTGCCGTCGAACCCCGCGGCGGCGATCGCCGAGCCGTCGGGCTTCCAAGCGACGGCGTAGACCGGGCCGGAGAACTCGTCGAGCGTCAGCAGCTCCTTGCCCTGCGACGGCGGCGGCGGACGCGGGGCGCGGCGGCCGGTCGCCGGGCGGGCAGCGGCGGGCTTCTTCATCGCCGGGTCGGCCGGCTTGCCCTTGGCATCGTAAACGTGCACGCGATCCAACGTGCCCAGCGCCACCTGTGTGCCGTCGGGGTTGAACGCGACCGCGCTGATCGCCGCGGGCAGGCGGTCGAACTGCATCAGCAGGTTGGTGTCGTTGCGGCCGGCGGTGCGGCCCTGGTTGTCGGAGATCTTGTAGATACGGGCGACGCCCAGGTCCCCGCCGTAAACGATCTGCTCTTCCTTCGGATGGCGTGCGACGCACAGCACCTGTTCGACCGGGTTGTTGATGTCGTCGATGAATCGGCCAGTCTCGACATCGACCAGCTTCATCGCCTTATCGCGGCCGCCGGTCACCATCTGCTTGCCGTCGAGTGTGAAGGTGGTGGCGAGCACCCAGTCGGCGTGGGCGCGGAAGTCGGTCAGCACCTTGCCGGTTTCGATGTCGATCCGCCGGGCAACCTTGTCCGCCCCGCCGACGCCGACCGTTTTGCCGTCCGGCGAGAACGAGATTCCGTAGAGCGAATCGGTCGCCGGCTGGAAGACCTTTTTCACTTTCAGTGTTTTGGCATCCCAGATCTGCACCTGCCCGAACTCGCCGGGCGCGCCGCCGGCAACGCCGATGAGCGATCCGTCCTTGCTGAACGCGACAGACTCGATCCGCGGGCATTCGCCGATCAACCGCCCGGCGATCTTCGTTTCGCCCGACGTGCCGACGTCGTGAACGACCACCTCGTGATAACCGCTGACCGCCAGTTGCTTGCCATCCGGCGACCAGGCGATGGACGTCACCACCGGCGGGACGGTGTAAACGGGCGTGGCAATCTTGGCCATGCCGGGGGCGATGGTGTCGTCCTTGGCCCCCTGCTTGATCCACCGTTCGATCAGCGAACGCTCGTCTTTGGTCAGCGGCTTGCCTTCGCCTTGCGGCGGCATCTCGGGCTCGTCGCCGCTGCAGACCTCCAGCAGCTTCGACTTGGCCGGTTCGCCGGGGACGACGATCGCGCCCTTCTTGCTCCCCTTCATGAGCGACGCGTAGGTCGTCATGTCGAGGTCGAACTTGCTCTTGTCCGGCTTGTGACAGGCGTTGCAACTGGCGTTGAGAAGCGGACGCAGGTCTTTCGTAAACGAGACCGGCGCGGAGGTATCGGCCGCGCGGACGGTACCAGCCACGAACATGAGGGCGATCAGTGTCGTTTTGCGGATCATCATTACTCCGTATCGCGCTTCTGCTGGTCGCGTTCCGTGACACGGGTTTCCAACCCGTGCTAGCGGCGCACGAACGTCAGTCAGTTTTCATCCTCAGTGAAAGCTCTTCTCTTTTGCTTCAACCAACCCGAAGAAAGAAGGCTTCACAGAAGATGGACGGCTTATTTACTACCACGCACCACGCACGGCTTGGAAAGCCGTGTCACGGACAGCTTTCACGGTCAGCCACACACCGCCGCTGCTACTTCTCCACCACAGTGATCGGGAACGCGGGGCTGTACTGCACGTAGGTGTCGTTCCCGACCGTTGCCTCGGCTCTCAACACCACCACGCGCGTGCCAACTTCGGCATTGGCCTTGGCCTTGATCGCCAGCTTTCCGAAGCTCTGCTCCGGCGTCAGTGTCAGTGGTGTGATGTCGAAGTTCTTGCTGATCGGCGTCGGCATGCGCGTCGCGGGGTCACGGCCCGCGCTGAAGCCTTCCAGCGTCACCTTCACCGGGCCGGCGAAAGCGCCGGTTCGGCTGATGGGTACGGGAATCGTCGTATTGCGATTACGAACGACCGAAATCGGGAACTCCGGCAGCTTCGTCTTCAGTTCCGCCAGCCGCTGCCGCGACGGCTCCAGCGACGGCGCGATCGTCCGGAAGTATGCCGCGACCTCGTCCTTCTGCTGCGGCGTACGCTTGTCTTCGGCGATCTTCAGGACATCGAGGATCGATCCCGGCACGCTCGACGTTGCCGCCGACGCATCGGCCGTCCCCAGTGCCCACAGCCGGAATCGGCCGAGCGTAAAGCCCTTGTGCACGGGGTGGGCGAACTCGAGGTTGATCGAGAGCTGTTGCGCGTCGCCGGCGGCGACGATCGGCAGCTTCGGAAAGAACGTTGCGGTATGCGCCATCCCCGACATTGGTGCGATCGCCCAGCCGGTCTCGGGGTTGTCATCGAGCACGCCAGCGATGCCATAGCCGTTCTGCTCGTGGGTGGCGCGGGCGTCGCGCAGTTTGACCGGCGTCGATTCGCCGGGCTTGGCACCCGGGACGGCGACATCGATCTTCGTCAGCACGAAGTTGCCCTTGTTTTGCCCGGGGCCGCTCGACGGATACCGCTCGTCGGGCAGCGCCTCCAGCCGAATGGCGGTGATCGCCTTCAGCGGCGAGCGGGCGGCGATCTGGTAGCTTTCATTGGCCGGCACGGGGCCCGACGCCGCGACCGAGCCGTCCTTCTCCCGCGTGAGCGTGGTTCCGCCGGTGCCGCGGGCACTGGTGACATCGATCGGCGTCCAGGCGAAGCCGGCGGCGACCGTCTGTTCCCATTCTTTTCGTTCGGCATCCAGCGCCGGGCTGCCGGCGGCAAGTGCCGCCTCGAGCCGGGCGACTTCGGCGATCGGGCCGATGCTCGAACGAAGCCCTTCTAGCTTCGCGCGATCGGCCTGCAGTTCCGGTGCGATCGATCGGTAATACGCCGCCAGCTGCGCCTTCTGCGGCTCGGTCCGCTTGTCGGCCGGCGTCTTGAGCGCCGCGGCGACGGCGGCGGGGGCCGAGTCGGTCTGGCGGTTCTTCACCTCGGGATCGTCGGTCAGCGCGATCCGGAACCGTCCGATCGTGTGCTGCTCGCCGTAATACTGAATCATGGTGGCGGTAACGATCACCTCGCCGGCCGGGACGGGCTCTTCGGGGAAGAACCACGCCGTCTGCGGCTTGCCCGTGCCGCCGAAGATGGCCCAGCCGTCCTGAAGGTTGTTGTTCGCCGCCCCGATCACCGCGTAGCCGTCCTGTTCAAACGTCGCCTTGGCGGCGGTGAACGCGACCGGCCTGGTGTTCTTCGGATCGCTCTTGGCGGCGACACTGACCGCGAACGAATGAAGGACGAAATTGCCCGCCGCACTGCGACCGGGGCCGTTGTTCGGTAGCGACGGGTCCGGGATCACTTCCAGCCGCACGCCGGTCACCTGCTTCAGGTTGGCCGTGCCGATGATCGTGAACGTGTCCTTGTCCGGCAGTTTTCCCGATTGAAGAATCGACCCGTCCGGCTGTTTCTTGAGATCGGCTCCGCCAGCCGATTCGGTGCTGGTGACGTCCACCACCTGCCACTGCTGGGCACCCTCGTACTTCTTTTCCCACTCTGCCTGGGCCTTGTCGATCGCCGGCGACGGCGCGTTGAGCCTGGCGTACAGCGCCTGCACCTGGTCAGGATAGTCGGCCAGTTGCTGGGGCGAGATCTGCGCCAGCGAGTCCACGCCGACCGGCGCCGCCGGGAGAACCGTCAGGTAGGTGCCGCGCACGCTGCGGCCGTCGTCCTCGGCCTGCCCGAAGCGAACCGCCTGCTGCGCCCCGGCCGAGCCGACGGCCTTCAGGCGGATCGGATAGTTGCCCATCGCCGCATCCGCCGACGCCGACAGCGTGAAGATGCCGCTGGTCTTCTCGCCGATCATCGCCGGCCCGCCACTGACAGCCACGCCCGGCGGCAGGCCTTCGATCGTGACGGCGACATCGCCCTTGTAGCCGTTGAGACGGACAATTTCGCACCACAGCTTCGTGTTGCCACCGCGACTGAGCCGCGGCGTATCGGGCATGAACCGAACCGCAAAGTCCGCCGGCACGCCCGCAGACTGCACGAAGCTGACGCGATACCGATGGCTCGTCCCACCGGCAAACGTCAGGTCGCGAATGCTGACGATGTAATCGCCGGGATCGAAGTTGCGGGTGAGCTTGGCTTCGGATTCGCCCGCTCCGTTGTTCTGGTCGAGAACCGCACCCTTGGCGTCGCGAAGCGTCAGCAACGCATCGACCGGCGAGCCATCCTGGCGGGCGATCGCTTCGATCGTGATCGGCTGCTTCGTGGGGACGGTGAATCGATAGAAGTCTTCCT is part of the Humisphaera borealis genome and encodes:
- a CDS encoding PPC domain-containing protein, which encodes MSRFLTTPMRITVPLIAFASVFCFADCVSLAQPAPQLAGSAPLYLKQGQSQEITLGGSNLAGATQVLLTDAAGLSAELIVDKAAESKKQPVTAVKVKLSAAAGAELGVRELRIATPAGVTRPIPVTVGQYGATIDAEPNNSPKEAQSIVLPTSIVGRLDAGGDLDDYRFEAKKGQSLVFDLYATRLGSALQPVVSVLDASGREMPRKISYRQETVTAEADPTVVFEVPADGAYTLHVRDLQYKGGATYTYRIDAGEIPFVESLLPASGRRGTSVQVTAIGYNLGKSATQTVDLASATGSSSEEVRGEIPLRFKTPVGWSNAVPFAVSDVAPLAETPTNTSIDKAMPVSLPAEVSGILSRSGEEDFYRFTVPTKQPITIEAIARQDGSPVDALLTLRDAKGAVLDQNNGAGESEAKLTRNFDPGDYIVSIRDLTFAGGTSHRYRVSFVQSAGVPADFAVRFMPDTPRLSRGGNTKLWCEIVRLNGYKGDVAVTIEGLPPGVAVSGGPAMIGEKTSGIFTLSASADAAMGNYPIRLKAVGSAGAQQAVRFGQAEDDGRSVRGTYLTVLPAAPVGVDSLAQISPQQLADYPDQVQALYARLNAPSPAIDKAQAEWEKKYEGAQQWQVVDVTSTESAGGADLKKQPDGSILQSGKLPDKDTFTIIGTANLKQVTGVRLEVIPDPSLPNNGPGRSAAGNFVLHSFAVSVAAKSDPKNTRPVAFTAAKATFEQDGYAVIGAANNNLQDGWAIFGGTGKPQTAWFFPEEPVPAGEVIVTATMIQYYGEQHTIGRFRIALTDDPEVKNRQTDSAPAAVAAALKTPADKRTEPQKAQLAAYYRSIAPELQADRAKLEGLRSSIGPIAEVARLEAALAAGSPALDAERKEWEQTVAAGFAWTPIDVTSARGTGGTTLTREKDGSVAASGPVPANESYQIAARSPLKAITAIRLEALPDERYPSSGPGQNKGNFVLTKIDVAVPGAKPGESTPVKLRDARATHEQNGYGIAGVLDDNPETGWAIAPMSGMAHTATFFPKLPIVAAGDAQQLSINLEFAHPVHKGFTLGRFRLWALGTADASAATSSVPGSILDVLKIAEDKRTPQQKDEVAAYFRTIAPSLEPSRQRLAELKTKLPEFPISVVRNRNTTIPVPISRTGAFAGPVKVTLEGFSAGRDPATRMPTPISKNFDITPLTLTPEQSFGKLAIKAKANAEVGTRVVVLRAEATVGNDTYVQYSPAFPITVVEK
- a CDS encoding WD40 domain-containing protein, with the translated sequence MIRKTTLIALMFVAGTVRAADTSAPVSFTKDLRPLLNASCNACHKPDKSKFDLDMTTYASLMKGSKKGAIVVPGEPAKSKLLEVCSGDEPEMPPQGEGKPLTKDERSLIERWIKQGAKDDTIAPGMAKIATPVYTVPPVVTSIAWSPDGKQLAVSGYHEVVVHDVGTSGETKIAGRLIGECPRIESVAFSKDGSLIGVAGGAPGEFGQVQIWDAKTLKVKKVFQPATDSLYGISFSPDGKTVGVGGADKVARRIDIETGKVLTDFRAHADWVLATTFTLDGKQMVTGGRDKAMKLVDVETGRFIDDINNPVEQVLCVARHPKEEQIVYGGDLGVARIYKISDNQGRTAGRNDTNLLMQFDRLPAAISAVAFNPDGTQVALGTLDRVHVYDAKGKPADPAMKKPAAARPATGRRAPRPPPPSQGKELLTLDEFSGPVYAVAWKPDGSAIAAAGFDGTVRLFDAKTGDLIKGFSPVPLSGSSAKP
- a CDS encoding CsgG/HfaB family protein; the encoded protein is MKRSFRNLSCGLAVALLSIGSGCAKTGETAGRDTLTANVGIYPPPPSSAPVPRGAVPPFLEVTTPGGFKGDKQQLAAVAADQLTTLLDQTRRFEMVERAQVQQLLAEQNMEGIVRPDQMAKAGQVLGAQYLLIGKVTSFRIKQDATQTGVNAGGLGSLIGNKFGGGETGFDQKNVAINTQIGVDIRIVEPTTGKILCSQFSEFNRTDSADSMGIQVMGFGTKNDAQITVTEDDCGRVLRLAFDDAIKKMLPDLDAKLAKVTKANLTPTTPKAAAPTPIEPQPAVAPAPTPAVTPEPTPSPAPAAVTAKKFCPECGAPVPAGAKFCPKDGTKIE